One Candidatus Omnitrophota bacterium DNA window includes the following coding sequences:
- a CDS encoding PilZ domain-containing protein, translating to MVLLLKQKENRSLPRVDFCSNIRYQIRGKPDFNSAITKDISCGGLRFTNDRFVPTFTPIMLEINVLNRVLRPIARVAWSTPLPHSNRNQTGVTFVEFDMLESKYLKDFVNMQLG from the coding sequence ATGGTGCTCTTACTAAAACAGAAAGAAAATCGAAGTTTACCGAGGGTAGATTTTTGTTCGAATATACGTTATCAGATTAGGGGTAAGCCTGATTTCAATAGCGCTATCACTAAAGATATAAGTTGCGGTGGGTTAAGGTTTACCAATGATAGGTTTGTTCCTACTTTTACCCCAATAATGCTTGAAATTAATGTTTTAAACCGCGTATTAAGGCCTATCGCAAGAGTGGCTTGGTCAACTCCTTTACCGCATTCAAACCGTAACCAAACAGGGGTGACGTTTGTTGAGTTTGATATGCTAGAAAGCAAGTACCTTAAAGATTTTGTAAATATGCAGCTTGGTTAA
- a CDS encoding PilZ domain-containing protein: MKSSKERRLHPRLEQKLPIGLAVNGYDFSTSTFNISCVGAYCHLDKYMPPFTKISVKLSLPGKNHSAKATIVECKGVVVRAEDETRGGFNLAIFFNRIGDQQRKKIAQYISKFLP; this comes from the coding sequence ATGAAGTCTTCTAAAGAACGCAGGTTACATCCACGACTGGAGCAGAAATTACCAATAGGCTTAGCGGTAAATGGCTATGATTTTTCTACGTCTACCTTTAATATCAGCTGCGTAGGCGCTTATTGCCACTTGGACAAGTATATGCCGCCTTTTACCAAAATTTCCGTAAAGTTAAGTTTGCCTGGTAAAAACCATTCTGCTAAAGCCACGATCGTTGAATGTAAGGGGGTAGTGGTAAGGGCCGAAGATGAAACCCGCGGCGGATTTAATCTGGCTATATTCTTTAATAGAATAGGCGATCAACAGCGTAAAAAGATCGCCCAATACATAAGTAAATTCTTACCTTAA